DNA from Brassica napus cultivar Da-Ae chromosome C4, Da-Ae, whole genome shotgun sequence:
TGATCTCTATTCATACTTAATTTGTATTGGACTTTCCGAAGCAGTAGAAAGGTCAAACTTTGTAGCCTTATGTATCATCGCTTGATTTGATGATTGTAGAAATCCTGTGGAGATGAGCTTCTGTGTTGAGTCAATGTTACCATACCACAATGCTGCAGTTTCAGCGCTAATGACTTCAAACACTATTTGCATGAGTACCATTTTTGAGATAATCAGAGAGGTTCACTAACAATAAtatcatttgaaaaaaatacagTAAAACCTCGAACAGGGGCAACTTTTTTGAAGTTCCTTTCTGGAAAGTTTCGGTTCCACTTCATCAGATTGAAATGCATTAATTGCACACATGGGTGTTTTAATTGGATTTTGGGTGTTTGCGTTTGTAAGCAGAGAATGAATCTGCATTTGACCTTCTATATTGCATTGCATTCAAGCTAATGGATCAGCAATGGCTTTCAATGTGCACCTCATACATGGAGTTTAACGTAAGTAGCCACTTCTCTGACCACCCATCCAGTGAAAAAATGTAAAGATTGTGTTTGGTCACGTCATGTAATTGTTGAATGTTTGGATGTGTCATAGATGGTGATGAAATCAACAAAGAGACAGCTGGAGGGAGAGCTCTGAAACTGAGTTGTTGTTATATTAAAACAAGGAAGAGGGAGATATAGAAAGATGTTAGGATAAATCTCAATTTGGTTGTGGGTTGGAAAGTGAGTTTGTAACAACGTTGAGGCATTTTTAGTAACTGAGTGTCGATTGATATTTGATTGGGTAATGTTGTGTGTGGGGATATCACAGTGGGCAAaactttttcatatatttggtGTGTTAACCCGTTGGCTTATCAAAAGTTTCTTAGATATGAGCTTTGATTGTTTTATGTAGTGTTTATCTATCAACCATgcatcttttaaaacaaaatttgctaaaaaataatttatcttgTAGTAATTTTACTACTATTTAATTAAGGGACGATTTAACAGGTTTTTGATTAGCCATTTTATGAACAAATTCAATTAATCTACACAAATTAATCGGCTTTTTCTCGTTTATGCATTTCTTTCatgtttgtttaaaatttctaattatcaatttgtatttttattttcatacgTTTTTATGTCAGATTTGTGTAAACGCTATGAAATCCAATAATTAATaagttttgtaatatttaaatttaataattaaatttctaaaaaaaaaaaatttaagaacctCATTGGGGTTCTCCCATTGGACCTTCACACaactaattatattaatagGAGTTCTAAACTTCATAAAGTACACaattaactattaaaataattttaagaaccCATTAAAGGCTCTAAACAATGGAGGTGGTCTTATTGAGTAAATGAGAGATGAAAAAAGTAGAAACgagaggaaataaaaaatagagggaaaataaaaaagaagagttACTCTCTGAGCGTAACAATGAGTCTACTTTTCTACTGTTTCAATAGTAAGCAGAGTAAATATAGAATAATGTAATTTTACACGTCAGAGCGTAATATAGAGTAATAAATTTTTCACTTCTTTTTGTTGCGCCGGAGATACCAGACAGTCAGAGCCTAAATGttaataatcaaatctattattataaagtaaGGTTCTCTCTCCTGTGAGAGCGCCACCTCGGATTCCACATAGATAATTCATGTGTTTAGGAGCTGACACGTGTCCTAAGTTTtcgttttgattattttgttgCGTGTATTTTTAATGGGCCTCGATCTACAATTGTTTGGTTTTCTTTGGGCTGCaacatcttttatttatttgtgggCTACGAGACACAATATTTgctctgttaaaaaaaaagaaggtaaaaGGTCGTCTTCTTCAATCGATTTCTTAAAATCCGATTAGGTCAAACTCTCATGGAGGTTCTAGGAGGTTTTCTGTATCAAATATTTGTATCAAATCTCTCTGTTCGTTTCCTTCATGTCGTTCTGTCTCCGATTCAACGCCTATGATATGTTACATAATTAAGTGGCTCATCGTCATTTACGGCCATCTTTACTCTTTGGACCCACACCATCTCATTCAATACTTCGTAACTCTCTCCAAGTCGGTGAAACTTTACCTATAAAAAGGCAGTATTCGTTCCATAATCATCATCCTCACCAATCCTACAACAATCAAAACTTGGTTCTTAGTAACGTCAAACGCGGTGGTGAGCTCATCGGTGTGGATATGCTCCTCCTCGACTCCAAGGTGATTCCGCGACGGCATTTAGGATCATAGTTATCAAAAATATGTTCTCAGAGCAAACTGTTCTTTCGTTCATATTTTGCCAAATCCGGTTGTTTTCAAAtaacgttttttttatttttgggaaATGGTTTCGAATCAGGATGTTgattaaggtttttttttttataattttctgcCCAGTTCTTAAAACTCATGTCCATTGTATTCTTTGAACACACGGCTGCGTTAGGCTcatatatatccaaaaaatgTTTGCGAAATTCAATTTTTCCTTTTTCGGAGTGGTTTCGAATCCTGTTGttgcttatgtttttttttcattttcaggcGACACTCATGCCAGGAAGTTCACCATCTCACCACCTACAGACGGCACTTAAAGGCGGGTTCTATGTTCTCTTTGAGCGGCTTTGATGTCACTAGGTGTAATCAAAATTTTAGTCTGTCGGACTCTCCTCtattgatatggttgagtgatTCAACCAGTTTTGATTAGTTAACCGAACCGGTTTCCTCAATTCCAGAAGAACACTTCAGGTTTCGAAATCAAAATCAGCTGCTTGGCCTAGCTAACACAAATACCCAGCTTCTAGGTAATCCACTTACTAGCAGTTTCTCACAGACTCACCATTGCAACATTTAAGATCTTAAAATGATAATCCTTTTCAGGAATAAATCGCTGAGCTcacatctataaaaaaaataaatgttgagCATTCCTTACACTGTTTTTTTCCTCACAGTGATGTTTCTGGGACGTTGAGTATGTTTGACTCAGATGCTGTATCATTCCATAGCCACCTGGACGGCTAGCATAAGTCCCACAATAGTAAGAGGTACTCTGTCACATATTCTCTGTATTGTTTAACTAAGATCGACCCTAATGCTTCTTGGAACACTTACAACACTATTGATTTGCAGGCGTCTGTTCCTGAATGCCACATCTGGGAGACAACTTTATTTTGACAAGGAGACTAATGCAGAGGAAACCTATTTTACAAGTAAGTATTTGGTAGTTCTTTCACTTTTACGTCCAGATTTGTTTTGTTCTATGACTTATCCACTACATGCTCTGACGGGTTACTGTCCATCATTACAGGCTGGTCTCTCAAGACACTGGGAACACATCATCAGCTTCACTGCTGAGGGGTTAATCCAAGGTTGAGCATGTGACCATAGCTGAACTAAACGAGTTTATCCTCACTCCCAGCCTCAGGTTGTACAATAATATTTAGTATGATTGTATTTTGCATGTGATTATGTTAATGTAAAATGTAGAGGTTGAATTTGTCTGGCCCCATGAAGGTCACTGGATTTAATATGGATAAAGGCTGGTGCTATGTCTCTTGCTCCAGATGTACAAAGAAGCTTCAGCGGACGGTCTCATCTTTTACTTGGCAACCTGCAGTAACACCAATGCAGTTGGTTTCCTTCGGTATGTTGGACCCTAAAATGAGGTCCCATAGACACATCAGCAACTAACATACAtgttaaacattttattttatggaTCGTGTAGAAACAACAATTGCTGATGAGATTGCTGAAAGTCTATTTGTTGATTTCAATGGGAAAAATGCATATCTTGGTACGTGCCTACCGTAACACATATCATTATCCACCATCATCctcaaattattgatttattcaTTTGTAATTCATTAATTGGAGACATAGGCTGGAGAGGGAGAAAATCCAGAGGACACACAGCTACCCCTTTTATTGCACAAATGGTTGGCAAGACTTGCACCTTCCAGGTCAGAGTAAGCAGCTACAATTTCGCTGCCAATCACCAAACCTTCACTATATCACGCATCTTGAACGAACGTGACCGTCTGCCACTCTCTGAGTTCGTTGcccatatatgttttaaattatatttcattctGGTCCTTTTGTAGTATGGAAATAATGAAGAATAACAGGATGGCAACGATGATCATGGCGATGATATGCCTGGGAATATCTCAGTGCTTACTAAGGTGGACACTGATGGTGACGACTGTGAGGAAGCACCAACTATAGGAATTACTTCAACTGGTGTCCACACCAATAAGCCTCCCGCAACAGCAACTTCCAAGGTTGGCAAGAAGGCACGGGTCGCATAGGCGAAGATCATGAAGTCTCTCTACCCACTATTTTCTGTTTGAATAATGTTTCggcatcaatttttaaaatatgtagcATTTGGTAAagtttctttaaaataaataatttcttaaccATCTAATGAATGCCGTTTGACTTCTTATACGAGTGATTTAAGTTTATGCAAACCTATGAATGTTTTTCCTCAGATCAAACTTTTAAgcaatgaagaaaaaaagacGCGAGATtaataaataccaaaaaacttaaaccacttcgaatttttttttttacttcgaaTATGTTCATGAGATTGATCTAGCAAACTCTACTTTAATATTTAACTAGATTTGAATCCGCGCGTACGtgcaaatacatatatatatatatatatatatattaaaaataatatttaaactataaaataatttataaagatatacatttaatatcagttttaagtatataatattattttgaaagtcttatatttgatgtttttttgatgaaattgtactaatcatatattaatcacctactattttttattttatttttaaaatgcaacatcatattaatagtttaatttaaacattaCTTTTACATGaattattacaaattttattaatttttgtttaaaaaattttatgcTCGAAATGTTTGTATGtgactaaattaaattatttatattatatttttaaaatataattttattctaatatatcatatttcagtttggtgtttttattttcattacaaaaatcaaacataaaatcttACAAccgataaattattttttattttgtttagtataaaaattaatatgataatttacaaaagaactggaatgtactttttaattttaaaactaattagtaaaatatatatatatataatttattctaGATTAAACAtgataaacaattaaaaaatagcataaaatatatttagcttTTCTTAGGAATGTTATTGTTTAGAAGTATACtatttatttgtttctgttaagaaaatattatatattaatcacatactattttttatttttttaaaaaatgcaacatcatattaatagtttaatttaaacattaCTTTTACATGaattattacaaattttattaatttttgtttaaaaatttttatgCTCGAAATGTTTGTATGtgactaaattaaattatttatattatatttttaaaatataattttattctaatatatcatatttcagtttggtgtttttattttcattacaaaaatcaaacataaaatcttACAAccgataaattattttttattttgtttagtaaaaaaattaatatgataatttacaaaagaactggaatgtactttttaattttaaaactaattagtaaaatatatatatataatttagtcTAGATTAAACAtgataaacaattaaaaatagcataaaatatatttagcttTTCTTAGGAATGTTATTGTTTAGAAGTATACtatttatttgtttctgttaAGAAAGTATTATATATGAGTAAATTTAGGATATTTAGTTTTAACGAATCGTCTGACATAAACTTTTATATGGTAGATAATAAATATGAACCTCAATTAATAGATTAAATTCTCTCATTTTCTTTTACTCTGACTCTGCCACAaccaaatattaatatatagtacgTTCGGCCAATggcaaagtaaaaaacaaaacctACATCATCTCTTAAACACATTAACATTAGTCCATAATCTCTAGATATCACCTACATGCAGCCCACcagtgaaaataataaaaacctaCATCATTTCATTTATTCACCCGGCCTCCCGTAGGGCGGGTTTGCCCTAGTTATTCATAATCAACTATCAGGAGTTGTGAAGAGCGCACATTACAATGAGATGAGATCAGACTGGGGTAATGAATAGATGAGGAGAGATTGATTGACTGATTGGTTTGAAAtaaaccaacaacaaaaaaaaacccaacaACTTCACAACTTTAAGAGAAAACCAATAAATAACAATGGAACACCAATAGATCGAATGTTCCAAatgattttgattgtttgaatgtATCAACAATAACATGAACAAAATTAAATAGAATGCTACACATGAATCAAAACACTCAGGTCGTTGCATGTACCAGTTATTTTGTTACTAAACCGCAATAATTGATATACACCAACATATGATTAAATAAAAAGACAAGAGCTTCGAATCGATATTATTGATCAGATGTGTTACTTATGAATCAGCAAGAACAGCCTGGTCTTGACGGCTCCTCAAGAATGTCTGTAACAGATGCAGACAAATCTCTGGAATATCTGcaaattaaaagacaaaataatCAAACATGAAACCTTAAGAAAAATTGGAAGAGTTAGATATGTCGGAGAAAAGTTGGAAGAGTTAGATGTGTCTATGAATCAAAGTTGATGCACAGAAACTCACATGTAGTCTTGTTTATGTTCATTGGAGAGAGCTTTGTGTGCAACACCCAAAAAAGCTTCATCCACATTGATATTTTCCTTTGCAGAGGTTTCATAGTACGGTATGTTTCCCTTCGTACCACACCATTCAACGGCTCTCTTATCCGAAACCTGCATAAGCAAAATTGCTGAAGTTAAGCGTTTTGGTGGGTCTAAAGAGGAGATTCATAGAGAATATAGTCTTACAACTCGGGTGTTTCCACCATCTACATCGGTTTTGTTCCCAATCAAAACAAATGGAAATTTCTCAGGTTCAACAGGATTTGCCTGGAAGGTATCAGTAAAAGGAATCGAATCCATCagaaatttgaatataaacGCACGGTAACTCTAACTTCTCTCGCAAGAAAATGAATGATTAAGGCAAAACCTGTTTGAGGAACTCCATGTGCCAAGTGTTGAGTGTTTCAAAAGATTTGAGATTGTTAACGTCGTAGACAAGAACGCAACAATCAGCACCTCTATAGAACGCAGCTCCTAGACTGTGAAATCTCTCTTGTCCAGCAGTATCCCATATCTACAAACAGAGttttttataagatattttttgacaaaaagtttataatattttctgaaTAGAAAAATGTTTTACTTGTGAAACAAggaatgatttataaattttacttgTAAAGTGACAGCTTTGTCTTCAATATGGAGCTCCTTGGTGACAAAATCTGCTCCGATAGTGGCCTTGTATTGTCGATTAAACTTCTTGTACACGTATCTTAAGTCACAAGTTAGGGTTTCTTACAAAGACCGCTGAAAATTTAGAGATTTAGCATAAAACAAACCGAAATTTCAACAGAAATCAGACCAATGTATAAGTTTGAACGGTAAGATTTAAAGAGGATACTGGTTCATCAATGAAGTTTTGCCAACCCTGCataaataaagatttta
Protein-coding regions in this window:
- the LOC106374425 gene encoding ras-related protein RABG2; translation: MESLKNRTLLKVIVLGDSGVGKTSLMNQYVYKKFNRQYKATIGADFVTKELHIEDKAVTLQIWDTAGQERFHSLGAAFYRGADCCVLVYDVNNLKSFETLNTWHMEFLKQANPVEPEKFPFVLIGNKTDVDGGNTRVVSDKRAVEWCGTKGNIPYYETSAKENINVDEAFLGVAHKALSNEHKQDYIYSRDLSASVTDILEEPSRPGCSC